Proteins encoded in a region of the Isosphaeraceae bacterium EP7 genome:
- a CDS encoding LssY C-terminal domain-containing protein — protein sequence MTMPEPGADEATAIPALPPTRMRRGLILASKIAAITLVVWLLAAYLILPAIWRHYEHQPKLANAPKTTLTSQGIPGDPLNVGLIGQEADVVGAMLAAGWNPADPITLVSSLKIAGSVVFRRPDPRAPVSNLFLFGRKQDLAFEKAAGTSARKRHHVRFWKSVDLGTRDTPLFLGSATFDVSVGLSHLTGEVTHHIAPDIDAQRDSLLADLTRAGKLAEIYQVTGVGATLIGRNGGGDRYFTDGELSIGALGEGRGGDGKPTILPNPTVVDLKNQLWDAITPLLSTPEP from the coding sequence ATGACCATGCCCGAGCCAGGTGCCGACGAGGCGACCGCAATCCCTGCCCTCCCGCCGACCAGGATGCGTCGTGGATTGATCCTCGCCTCGAAGATCGCGGCGATCACGCTGGTCGTGTGGCTGCTCGCGGCGTACCTGATCTTGCCGGCGATCTGGCGGCATTACGAGCATCAGCCCAAGCTGGCCAATGCCCCCAAGACGACCCTGACTTCGCAGGGAATTCCCGGGGATCCGCTGAACGTGGGGCTCATCGGCCAGGAGGCCGACGTCGTCGGGGCGATGCTGGCCGCGGGGTGGAATCCGGCGGATCCAATCACGCTCGTCAGCAGCCTGAAGATCGCCGGCAGCGTCGTGTTCAGGCGGCCCGACCCACGCGCTCCCGTGAGCAATCTCTTCCTATTCGGCCGGAAGCAGGACCTTGCCTTCGAGAAGGCGGCGGGCACCAGCGCGAGAAAGCGCCATCATGTCCGGTTCTGGAAATCGGTCGACCTCGGGACCCGGGATACGCCGCTTTTCCTCGGCTCGGCCACCTTCGACGTCAGCGTGGGCCTCAGCCACCTGACGGGCGAGGTGACCCACCACATCGCCCCCGACATCGACGCGCAGCGAGACTCCCTGCTCGCCGACCTGACCCGGGCCGGCAAGTTGGCCGAGATCTATCAGGTCACCGGCGTGGGCGCGACCCTCATCGGCCGAAACGGCGGCGGAGACCGCTATTTCACCGATGGCGAGTTGTCGATCGGGGCCCTCGGCGAGGGCCGAGGCGGTGACGGGAAACCGACAATCCTCCCCAATCCGACCGTGGTCGACCTCAAGAACCAACTCTGGGACGCGATCACGCCGCTGCTCAGCACGCCCGAGCCTTGA